The genomic DNA acaaaataaaaaccacGATCACAGGTGAGGCTGAGGTAGGGGTATGGTCTGGCAAAACAGGTTCGGTAAGTAGAACAGAGGAACAGAAACCTGTCATGAGATTATTAAAGCTTCCCCTATTTGAACTATCTTTTGAGTAGACAGAAGGCACCGCACCCAACAACATATCAGTCTTGGCCAAGAGGTAGGTTCACTTTTCTTTACTAAAACAAACAgttgtgtttgaaaaagaaaaataattctgcCAGAATCAGCAAAATATGAAAGTTTACTACACTTGTATTGCTACCTTCTAAAATGATGAAGTGTACGATGATAAGAACCAGCAGCAATAATCCTTTATTTCCTTTCCAGGATCCAGTTTCACTGCAATGAATACCTCTAATAATGACAGCATAACGTATGACTATGACTATGATGATCAAGTCTGTGAGAAAGGCCAGGTGGTCAAATTTGGATCCATTGCCGTccctgtcttcttctccgttgtGTTCATGCTGAGCCTCACAGGTAACATCCTTGTCCTTGTGATCCTGGCTTTGTACGAAAACCTCAAGTGTCTCACCAACATTTTCATCCTAAACCTGGCCATCTCTGACCTCGTCTTCACTACCGGCCTTCCCTTCTGGGCAATATACCACATCTGGGGATGGCTGTtttcagaaactctctgcaaaACTGTGACTTTTGTCTTCTTCACTGGATTTTACAGCAGCGTCCTCTTCCTGACCATCATGACTATCTATAGGTACATGGCCGTGGTCCACCCGCTCTCTAACCTGAGCACGTGGAAACTCAACACAGGAATTTTCTTGTCTGTCCTACTTTGGATAATCAGCATAGGAGCCGCCATGCCCTCCCTCCTCTACAGCTCCATCGTCTCAATCCCCCACAATGGTGGGCACTCCCTCGGCTGTGAATACAAAGCTTCCATGTGGAAAACCATCAGTATCTCCcaacagaacattttcttcCTGGTTGCTTTTGCAGTGATGGCTTTCTGCTACATTCAGATACTGGGGAAAATCGTAAGAACAAAATCTCACAGAAAGAACAGAGCAGTCAAGTTAGTCTTCTGTATCGTGGCTGTGTTCTTCCTCGGCTGGGTGCCGTACAACGTGGTCATCTTTCTGGGGATTTTGGCTGACAATTTGGTTGCACCGTTTAATGACTGTGCCACAAGTATCCAGCTTGACTACGCGATCTATGTGTGCCGGCTCATTGCTTTCTCCCACTGCTGCCTGAACCCGGTCTTTTATGCATTTGTTGGCGTTAAGTTTAGGAGTCATTTGAAGTCACTTATGCGTCGGATGTTCGTTTGCCAAAGTCGGGTCGAAGAGCAGCAGACTAGGTTGCAAAACTTCTCACGTGGGTCAATGTACTAGCTGCTGTTCAAGAATATGTATAGTTCCTTGTATTTACTGCTGCACTGCTGTTTAAGAGCGCATTT from Sparus aurata chromosome 11, fSpaAur1.1, whole genome shotgun sequence includes the following:
- the xcr1a.1 gene encoding chemokine (C motif) receptor 1a, duplicate 1, producing MNTSNNDSITYDYDYDDQVCEKGQVVKFGSIAVPVFFSVVFMLSLTGNILVLVILALYENLKCLTNIFILNLAISDLVFTTGLPFWAIYHIWGWLFSETLCKTVTFVFFTGFYSSVLFLTIMTIYRYMAVVHPLSNLSTWKLNTGIFLSVLLWIISIGAAMPSLLYSSIVSIPHNGGHSLGCEYKASMWKTISISQQNIFFLVAFAVMAFCYIQILGKIVRTKSHRKNRAVKLVFCIVAVFFLGWVPYNVVIFLGILADNLVAPFNDCATSIQLDYAIYVCRLIAFSHCCLNPVFYAFVGVKFRSHLKSLMRRMFVCQSRVEEQQTRLQNFSRGSMY